In Treponema primitia ZAS-2, a genomic segment contains:
- a CDS encoding chromate transporter produces the protein MTLVLLFAEFFKVGLFAVGGGLATLPFLYRMADRYEWLSYEDIANMIAISESTPGPIGVNMSTYTGFQCAGVVGAIITTLGLVCPSIIVIIIIAKILQSFKESPLVGSIFSGLRPAATGLIAAAGLGVIRLSLYNGAAPVWYELLRWRECILFAGLFLLIRLLKKHPIVYIAAAGIAGVIFGL, from the coding sequence ATGACACTTGTTCTGCTTTTTGCCGAATTTTTCAAGGTCGGCCTTTTTGCCGTAGGCGGCGGCTTGGCAACCTTGCCCTTCCTCTACCGGATGGCGGATAGATATGAATGGCTTAGCTATGAGGATATCGCCAATATGATCGCCATTTCCGAATCTACCCCCGGCCCTATCGGCGTTAATATGTCTACCTACACGGGTTTTCAATGCGCTGGGGTTGTGGGTGCGATTATTACTACCTTGGGGCTGGTGTGCCCTTCAATTATCGTGATTATAATCATTGCAAAGATACTTCAGTCTTTTAAGGAAAGCCCCCTGGTGGGGTCGATCTTTTCCGGGCTCCGCCCGGCAGCTACGGGGCTTATCGCCGCTGCCGGCCTCGGCGTCATCAGGCTCTCGCTCTACAACGGCGCCGCACCGGTCTGGTACGAACTGCTCCGATGGCGGGAGTGTATTCTCTTTGCCGGATTGTTTTTGCTTATCCGTCTCTTGAAAAAACATCCCATTGTATACATCGCCGCAGCGGGGATTGCAGGGGTCATATTTGGGTTATAA
- a CDS encoding chromate transporter, with translation MNEYFDLFVSFAKIGSITFGGGYAMLPIIERELVAKKGWVTIDEVMDYFAIGQVTPGIIAVNVSTFIGYKRKGIPGGILATLGMILPSLVIITIIAGFLKNFSDLPPVQHAFKGIRVAVGALILDAVIKLLKGAVKDWKSVAICVAAFALSAVLNASPVFLVIAAGFAGFLLYRPNRPPRPSAKDEKTP, from the coding sequence TTGAATGAATATTTCGATTTATTTGTAAGCTTCGCGAAGATCGGCAGCATCACCTTCGGGGGTGGCTATGCCATGCTCCCCATCATTGAACGGGAACTGGTGGCAAAGAAAGGTTGGGTCACCATCGACGAGGTGATGGACTATTTCGCCATCGGCCAGGTGACTCCGGGGATCATCGCTGTCAATGTTTCTACTTTTATCGGGTATAAGCGAAAGGGTATCCCCGGGGGCATCCTGGCTACCCTGGGAATGATACTCCCCTCCCTGGTCATCATCACCATCATTGCCGGCTTCCTTAAAAATTTTTCGGACCTTCCACCGGTCCAGCATGCTTTCAAGGGTATCCGGGTAGCTGTGGGCGCCCTTATCCTGGATGCGGTGATCAAACTCCTTAAAGGGGCGGTTAAAGATTGGAAATCCGTGGCAATCTGTGTTGCTGCCTTTGCCCTTTCCGCCGTGCTGAATGCTTCCCCGGTGTTTCTGGTGATTGCCGCCGGCTTTGCGGGGTTTCTCCTCTACCGGCCAAATCGCCCTCCCCGGCCCTCCGCTAAAGATGAGAAAACCCCATGA
- the aspS gene encoding aspartate--tRNA ligase: MKRTTNCGALRRADEGKTVILNGWVHRKRDHGGISFINLRDRYGITQVVVDSDAPAELAALIAELRNEFCIALEGTVRSRPDSMVNPEMATGEIEVVAKKLVILNRSEVLPFQIDEESEVKEELRLTYRYLDLRSAGMQRRIKLRNEVSFAVREWMIGQGFYEIETPTFIKSTPEGARDYLVPSRLYPGKFYALPQSPQLYKQILMVAGFDKYFQIARCYRDEDARGDRQPEFTQIDIEMSFVNRDDILSMTEGLMGHIFKKTLGQELPPRFKRLSYEEAMERYGSDKPDLRFDMPMQDFGPYVAEGSFQAFKDALAAGEADKAAAAARGISLAGGGVKVLVVPGKADYSRKQIEELEAQAKIYRAKGLAWMKVAGTETESILEGGIAKFFGDRAQKITAGLGAKPGDLLLLVADSQRKIANVALGSVRSKLGRDLGLNGPGPDGVPRFEFAWIVDFPLFEFNDQENRWEAAHHMFSWPQDKYHATLEQDPGSVKGDLYDLVLNGYELASGSIRIHDSELQKRIFKIVGLDPLEAEQKFGFLTEAFKYGAPPHGGIAPGLDRLVMLMAGETSIKEVIAFPKNSFAVSPMDDCPGEVDQKQLDELHLAVVLPPRTE, encoded by the coding sequence ATGAAGCGTACAACGAACTGTGGCGCCCTGCGGAGGGCCGACGAGGGAAAAACGGTTATCTTGAACGGGTGGGTGCACCGGAAACGGGATCACGGGGGGATTTCTTTCATCAATCTTCGGGACCGGTATGGAATAACCCAGGTGGTGGTCGATTCGGATGCACCGGCGGAGCTTGCGGCTTTGATTGCAGAATTGCGGAATGAATTTTGTATTGCCCTTGAGGGAACTGTGCGGTCCAGGCCGGATTCCATGGTAAATCCCGAAATGGCCACCGGTGAAATTGAAGTTGTGGCAAAAAAACTGGTTATATTGAACCGATCCGAGGTTCTGCCCTTTCAGATAGATGAAGAATCGGAGGTCAAAGAGGAACTGCGCCTGACGTACCGCTACCTTGATCTTCGGTCTGCTGGAATGCAGCGGCGTATAAAGCTCCGAAATGAGGTGAGCTTTGCGGTCCGGGAGTGGATGATTGGCCAGGGTTTTTATGAAATCGAAACTCCAACCTTTATAAAATCGACCCCCGAGGGTGCCCGGGATTATCTGGTCCCTTCCCGGCTGTATCCGGGCAAATTCTACGCCCTCCCGCAATCTCCCCAGCTCTATAAGCAGATTCTCATGGTTGCGGGCTTCGATAAGTATTTCCAGATTGCCCGGTGTTACCGTGATGAGGATGCTCGCGGTGACCGGCAGCCCGAATTCACCCAGATTGATATCGAAATGTCCTTCGTAAATCGGGACGATATCCTTTCCATGACCGAAGGCCTTATGGGGCATATATTCAAAAAGACCCTTGGGCAGGAACTCCCCCCCCGCTTTAAACGGCTCAGTTATGAAGAGGCCATGGAGCGCTACGGTTCCGATAAGCCGGACCTGCGTTTTGATATGCCTATGCAGGATTTCGGCCCCTATGTGGCCGAAGGAAGTTTTCAGGCTTTTAAGGATGCCTTGGCCGCCGGGGAAGCGGATAAGGCAGCTGCTGCCGCCAGGGGGATAAGCTTGGCGGGAGGTGGGGTGAAGGTCCTGGTTGTACCGGGGAAAGCCGATTATTCCCGCAAACAGATCGAAGAATTGGAAGCCCAGGCAAAAATCTATAGGGCTAAGGGATTGGCCTGGATGAAAGTTGCGGGAACCGAAACTGAGTCGATCCTTGAGGGCGGTATCGCGAAATTTTTTGGGGACAGAGCTCAAAAAATTACCGCAGGACTCGGCGCCAAACCCGGAGATCTGCTCCTTCTGGTGGCCGACTCCCAGCGAAAAATCGCCAATGTCGCCCTGGGTTCGGTCCGCTCCAAGCTTGGCCGGGATTTGGGGCTTAACGGCCCCGGTCCGGACGGAGTTCCCCGCTTTGAATTTGCCTGGATAGTGGATTTCCCCCTCTTTGAATTTAATGACCAGGAGAACCGCTGGGAAGCCGCCCACCATATGTTCTCCTGGCCACAGGATAAGTATCACGCAACTCTGGAGCAGGATCCCGGTTCGGTAAAGGGAGATCTCTACGACCTGGTTCTTAACGGGTATGAATTGGCCTCTGGTTCCATCCGTATCCATGACTCGGAGCTTCAGAAGCGTATTTTCAAAATTGTCGGCCTTGATCCCCTGGAGGCTGAACAGAAATTCGGTTTCCTCACTGAGGCTTTCAAATACGGCGCTCCGCCCCACGGCGGCATTGCTCCGGGGCTTGACCGGCTGGTCATGCTCATGGCGGGGGAAACTTCAATTAAAGAGGTTATCGCCTTTCCGAAGAATTCTTTTGCGGTTAGCCCAATGGATGATTGTCCCGGCGAGGTTGATCAAAAGCAGCTTGATGAGCTGCACCTTGCGGTTGTACTGCCTCCTCGGACGGAGTAA